The Burkholderia mayonis genome window below encodes:
- a CDS encoding ATP-binding protein, with product MQRITTTGRVNLSHLFWLRNLAIIGQLVTIAVVQAYFGVHLPLPAMLMVIALEIVFNALTWVRVLRARPETNFELLGQLWVDLGALSALLFLSGGTTNPFVSLYLPSLAIAAAVLPWHLMIWLAAFAVACYLALGFDSVPLNLDNPANLFDYFRAGMWVNFMVSVGLIAWFVARMSSALRQRDAALGEAQQALLRDERAVALGVQAATVAHEMGTPLSTIAMLTEELREAARTDAGLARYDADLKVLEEQMSQCTSALARLRSRASERPSRQPAAEWLDTFVEHWRLRHPHVLFERRGPQPVGVALDDTVAVGQILTILLDNAARASRDRVTLMATIAHDGARDEIEFEVCDNGPGIPAALRDALGAAPVDSTQGGHGVGLYLAFSAAARLDGSIELAAAQPRGTRAILRLPVARQVAAEMANGNG from the coding sequence ATGCAACGAATCACCACCACCGGACGCGTCAACCTGAGCCATCTGTTCTGGTTGCGCAATCTCGCGATCATCGGCCAACTCGTCACGATCGCCGTCGTACAGGCCTATTTCGGCGTCCATCTGCCGTTGCCCGCGATGCTGATGGTGATCGCGCTCGAAATCGTCTTCAACGCGCTCACGTGGGTGCGCGTGCTGCGCGCGCGGCCCGAGACCAACTTCGAGCTGCTCGGCCAGCTGTGGGTCGACCTGGGCGCGCTGTCGGCGCTTCTCTTCCTGTCCGGCGGGACGACGAACCCGTTCGTGTCGCTTTATCTGCCGTCGCTCGCGATCGCGGCCGCAGTGCTGCCGTGGCACCTGATGATTTGGCTCGCGGCGTTCGCGGTCGCCTGCTATCTCGCGCTCGGCTTCGATTCGGTGCCGCTCAACCTGGATAATCCGGCGAATCTGTTCGATTATTTCCGTGCGGGAATGTGGGTGAACTTCATGGTGAGCGTCGGGCTCATCGCGTGGTTCGTCGCGCGGATGTCGAGCGCGCTGCGCCAGCGCGACGCGGCGCTCGGCGAGGCGCAGCAGGCCCTCCTGCGCGACGAGCGCGCGGTCGCGCTCGGCGTGCAGGCGGCCACGGTCGCGCACGAGATGGGCACGCCGCTGTCGACGATCGCGATGCTGACCGAGGAATTGCGCGAGGCCGCTCGCACGGACGCGGGGCTTGCGCGCTACGATGCCGACCTGAAGGTGCTCGAGGAGCAGATGTCGCAGTGCACGTCGGCGCTCGCGCGCCTCAGAAGCCGCGCGTCGGAGCGGCCGAGCCGGCAGCCGGCCGCCGAATGGCTCGACACGTTCGTCGAGCACTGGCGGCTGCGCCATCCGCACGTGCTGTTCGAGCGGCGGGGGCCGCAGCCCGTGGGCGTCGCGCTCGACGACACGGTCGCGGTCGGCCAGATCCTGACCATCTTGCTCGACAATGCCGCGCGCGCGAGCCGCGATCGCGTTACGCTGATGGCAACGATCGCGCACGACGGCGCGCGCGACGAGATCGAGTTCGAAGTATGCGACAACGGACCGGGCATCCCGGCTGCGTTGCGCGACGCGCTCGGCGCGGCGCCGGTCGACAGCACGCAGGGCGGCCATGGGGTTGGCCTGTATCTGGCGTTCAGCGCGGCGGCGCGCTTGGACGGCTCGATCGAGCTTGCCGCCGCGCAGCCGCGGGGCACGCGGGCGATCCTGCGGCTGCCGGTTGCGCGCCAGGTCGCGGCCGAGATGGCGAACGGAAACGGATAG
- a CDS encoding cysteine-rich CWC family protein — protein MTVPAASSGLISKRCPRCGSAFDCGARTRPFTCWCAAMPSLPPGAQPATGARCLCPECLADEIARRVAASEGGDRPARED, from the coding sequence ATGACCGTGCCCGCCGCTTCGTCCGGCCTGATCAGCAAGCGCTGCCCGCGCTGCGGCAGCGCATTCGACTGCGGCGCCCGCACGCGTCCGTTCACCTGCTGGTGCGCGGCGATGCCGAGCCTGCCGCCGGGCGCGCAGCCCGCGACGGGCGCGCGCTGCCTGTGTCCGGAGTGTCTCGCCGACGAGATCGCCCGGCGCGTCGCCGCAAGCGAAGGGGGCGACCGCCCGGCGCGCGAGGACTAA
- the argB gene encoding acetylglutamate kinase — MSEPIDLSQISPVLKAEVLAEALPYIRRYHGKTVVIKYGGNAMTEERLKQGFARDVILLKLVGINPVIVHGGGPQIDQALKKIGKQGTFIQGMRVTDEETMEVVEWVLGGEVQQDIVTLINHFGGHAVGLTGKDGGLIHARKLMMPDRDNPGQYVDIGQVGEVETINPAVVRALQDDAFIPVISPIGFGEDGLSYNINADLVAGKLATVLNAEKLVMMTNIPGVMDKEGNLLTDLSAREIDALFEDGTISGGMLPKISSALDAAKSGVKSVHIVDGRIEHSVLLEILTEQPFGTMIRSH; from the coding sequence ATGTCCGAGCCGATCGACCTCTCGCAGATCTCCCCCGTACTGAAAGCCGAAGTCCTCGCGGAGGCGCTGCCTTACATTCGCCGCTACCACGGCAAGACCGTGGTCATCAAATACGGCGGCAACGCGATGACGGAAGAACGGCTCAAGCAAGGCTTCGCGCGCGACGTGATCCTGCTGAAGCTCGTCGGCATCAATCCGGTGATCGTGCACGGCGGCGGCCCGCAGATCGACCAGGCGCTCAAGAAGATCGGCAAGCAGGGCACGTTCATCCAGGGGATGCGCGTCACCGACGAAGAAACGATGGAAGTCGTCGAATGGGTGCTGGGCGGCGAGGTGCAGCAGGACATCGTCACGCTGATCAACCACTTCGGCGGCCACGCAGTCGGCCTGACGGGCAAGGACGGCGGCCTCATCCACGCGCGCAAGCTGATGATGCCGGATCGCGACAACCCGGGCCAGTATGTCGACATCGGCCAGGTCGGCGAGGTCGAGACGATCAACCCGGCTGTCGTGAGGGCGCTGCAGGACGACGCGTTCATCCCGGTGATCTCGCCGATCGGCTTCGGCGAAGACGGCCTCTCGTACAACATCAATGCGGACCTCGTCGCCGGCAAGCTCGCGACCGTGCTGAACGCCGAGAAGCTCGTGATGATGACGAACATTCCCGGCGTGATGGACAAGGAAGGCAACCTGCTGACCGATCTATCCGCGCGCGAAATCGACGCGCTGTTCGAAGACGGCACGATCTCGGGCGGCATGCTGCCGAAGATCTCGTCGGCGCTCGACGCAGCGAAGAGCGGCGTGAAGTCGGTGCACATCGTCGACGGCCGGATCGAGCACTCGGTGCTGCTCGAGATTCTGACCGAGCAGCCGTTCGGCACGATGATCCGCTCGCATTGA
- a CDS encoding pyrimidine 5'-nucleotidase — MSTRRPPPRAASPPAGEQTPERRRARRPRPHAGGPVWLFDLDNTLHHASHAIFPAINQAMTQYIVDMLKVERAQADHLRTHYTRRYGAALLGLARHHPIDPHDFLKVVHTFADLPSMVRAERGLARLVAALPGRKIVLTNAPEAYARAVLRELKIERLFERVIAIEHMRDRHAWRAKPDATMLRRAMRAAHARLSDTILVEDTRGHLKRYKRLGIRTVWITGHLPRHLPSYGRPHYVDRRIGSLKSLRLGTRSGRRKCSRLTRRIRQ, encoded by the coding sequence TTGAGCACACGCCGTCCGCCGCCTCGCGCGGCCTCGCCGCCGGCGGGCGAGCAGACGCCCGAACGCCGGCGCGCGCGGCGCCCCCGCCCGCACGCGGGCGGCCCCGTCTGGCTCTTCGACCTCGACAACACGCTGCACCACGCGTCGCACGCGATCTTCCCGGCGATCAATCAGGCGATGACGCAGTACATCGTCGATATGCTGAAAGTCGAGCGCGCGCAAGCCGATCACCTGCGCACCCACTACACGCGCCGCTACGGCGCGGCGCTCCTCGGCCTCGCACGCCATCATCCGATTGATCCGCACGATTTCCTGAAAGTCGTCCACACGTTCGCCGACTTGCCGTCGATGGTGCGCGCCGAGCGCGGGCTCGCGCGGCTTGTCGCCGCGCTGCCCGGCCGCAAGATCGTGCTGACGAACGCGCCCGAAGCGTACGCGCGCGCCGTGCTGCGCGAGCTGAAGATCGAGCGCCTGTTCGAACGAGTAATCGCGATCGAGCACATGCGCGACCGCCACGCGTGGCGCGCGAAGCCCGACGCGACGATGCTGCGCCGGGCGATGCGCGCCGCGCACGCGCGTCTTTCGGACACGATCCTCGTCGAGGACACGCGCGGCCACCTGAAGCGCTACAAGCGGCTCGGCATCCGCACCGTCTGGATCACGGGGCACCTGCCCCGTCATCTGCCAAGCTACGGACGGCCGCACTATGTCGATCGTCGCATTGGTTCGCTAAAATCGCTGCGATTGGGCACTCGATCGGGGCGACGAAAATGCAGCCGACTCACCCGCAGGATCCGGCAGTAA
- the slmA gene encoding nucleoid occlusion factor SlmA: MQPTHPQDPAVNAAADDERNAASRARARPKPGERRVHILRTLASMLESPKSEKITTAALAARLDVSEAALYRHFASKAQMFEGLIEFIEGTFFGLVNQIASNEPNGVLQARSIALMLLNFSAKNPGMTRVLTGEALVGEHERLAERVNQVLERIEASIKQCLRVALLEANARADGAGAPPAVPLPDDYDPALRASLVVSYVLGRWHRYAKSGFTKAPGEHADAQLRLILQ, encoded by the coding sequence ATGCAGCCGACTCACCCGCAGGATCCGGCAGTAAACGCAGCGGCGGACGACGAACGCAACGCCGCTTCCCGCGCCCGCGCGCGCCCGAAACCGGGCGAGCGCCGCGTGCACATCCTGCGGACGCTCGCGTCGATGCTCGAATCGCCGAAAAGCGAGAAAATCACGACCGCGGCGCTCGCCGCGCGCCTCGACGTATCGGAGGCCGCGCTTTACCGGCATTTCGCGAGCAAGGCGCAGATGTTCGAAGGACTCATCGAATTCATCGAGGGAACGTTCTTCGGGCTCGTCAACCAGATCGCATCGAACGAGCCGAACGGCGTGCTGCAGGCGCGCTCGATCGCGCTGATGCTGCTCAATTTCTCCGCGAAGAATCCCGGCATGACGCGCGTGCTGACGGGCGAGGCGCTCGTCGGCGAGCACGAGCGCCTCGCCGAGCGAGTCAATCAGGTGCTCGAGCGGATCGAGGCGTCGATCAAGCAATGCCTGCGCGTCGCGCTCCTCGAGGCCAACGCCCGCGCCGACGGCGCCGGCGCCCCGCCTGCCGTGCCGCTGCCGGACGACTACGATCCGGCGCTGCGCGCGAGCCTCGTCGTCAGCTACGTGCTCGGCCGCTGGCACCGCTACGCGAAGAGCGGCTTCACGAAAGCGCCCGGCGAGCATGCCGACGCGCAGTTGCGGCTGATCTTGCAGTGA
- the metX gene encoding homoserine O-succinyltransferase MetX, with product MESIGIVAPQTMHFAEPLRLQSGSVLGSYQLVVETYGELNAARSNAVLVCHALNASHHVAGVHADDPRSTGWWDNMVGPGKPLDTNRFFVIGVNNLGSCFGSTGPMSIDPATGAPYGARFPVVTVEDWVHAQARVADAFGIERFAAVMGGSLGGMQALAWSLLYPERVAHCIDIASTPKLSAQNIAFNEVARSAILSDPDFHGGDYYAHGVKPRRGLRVARMIGHITYLSDDDMAEKFGRALRRADGALDAYNFNFDVEFEVESYLRYQGDKFADYFDANTYLLITRALDYFDPAKAFGGNLTAALAHTTAKYLVVSFATDWRFAPVRSREIVKALLDNRRSVSYGEIDAPHGHDAFLLDDARYHNLVRAYYERIAEEVGA from the coding sequence ATGGAATCGATCGGCATCGTCGCTCCACAAACCATGCATTTCGCCGAACCGCTGCGCCTGCAAAGCGGCAGCGTGCTCGGCAGCTATCAGCTCGTCGTCGAGACCTACGGCGAGCTCAACGCTGCGCGCTCGAACGCGGTGCTCGTCTGCCACGCGCTCAACGCGTCGCACCACGTCGCGGGCGTCCATGCGGACGATCCGCGCAGCACCGGCTGGTGGGACAACATGGTCGGACCGGGCAAGCCGCTCGATACGAACCGCTTCTTCGTGATCGGCGTGAACAATCTCGGCTCGTGTTTCGGCTCGACCGGACCGATGAGCATCGATCCCGCGACAGGCGCGCCGTACGGCGCGCGCTTTCCGGTCGTGACGGTCGAGGACTGGGTGCACGCGCAGGCGCGCGTCGCCGACGCGTTCGGCATCGAGCGCTTCGCCGCGGTGATGGGCGGCAGCCTCGGCGGAATGCAGGCGCTCGCGTGGAGCCTGCTGTATCCGGAGCGCGTCGCGCACTGCATCGACATCGCGTCGACGCCAAAGCTGTCCGCGCAGAACATCGCGTTCAACGAGGTCGCGCGCTCGGCGATCCTGTCGGACCCGGATTTCCACGGCGGCGACTATTACGCGCACGGCGTGAAGCCGCGGCGTGGCCTGCGCGTCGCGCGGATGATCGGCCACATCACGTATTTGTCCGACGACGACATGGCCGAGAAATTCGGGCGCGCGCTGCGCCGCGCGGACGGCGCGCTCGACGCGTACAACTTCAACTTCGACGTCGAATTCGAAGTCGAGTCGTACCTGCGCTACCAGGGCGACAAATTCGCCGACTACTTCGATGCGAACACCTACCTGCTCATCACGCGCGCGCTCGACTACTTCGATCCTGCAAAGGCGTTCGGCGGCAACCTGACGGCGGCGCTCGCACACACGACGGCGAAGTACCTCGTCGTGAGCTTCGCGACCGACTGGCGCTTCGCGCCCGTGCGCTCGCGCGAGATCGTGAAGGCGCTGCTCGACAACCGGCGCTCGGTGTCGTACGGGGAGATCGATGCGCCGCACGGGCACGACGCGTTCCTGCTCGACGACGCGCGCTATCACAACCTGGTGCGCGCCTATTACGAACGGATTGCCGAGGAGGTGGGCGCATGA
- the metW gene encoding methionine biosynthesis protein MetW, translated as MNQQVLNMLSARADFRAIARWVEPRSTVLDLGCGDGSLLSLLTEELEVSGYGVEINDAGVLASVKNGINVIQQNLEDGLRLFEDHSFDFAILSQTLQTIHQTAAILRETARVGRECIVSFPNFGYWAHRLSVLHGRMPVSKSLPYQWHNTPNVRVLTIKDFEALAPEVGVEILDRAVLHEGQPIRWGVNWRGSLAVYRVKRRQP; from the coding sequence ATGAATCAACAAGTGCTGAACATGCTGTCCGCGCGCGCGGACTTTCGCGCGATCGCGCGCTGGGTCGAGCCGCGCTCGACGGTGCTCGATCTCGGCTGCGGCGACGGGTCGCTGCTGTCGCTGTTGACCGAAGAGCTCGAAGTGTCCGGCTACGGCGTGGAGATCAACGATGCCGGCGTGCTCGCGAGCGTGAAGAACGGCATCAACGTGATCCAGCAAAACCTCGAGGACGGTCTGCGTCTTTTCGAAGACCACAGCTTCGATTTCGCAATCCTGTCGCAGACGCTGCAGACGATTCACCAGACGGCCGCGATCCTGCGCGAGACGGCGCGCGTCGGCCGCGAATGCATCGTGTCGTTCCCGAACTTCGGCTATTGGGCGCACCGGCTGTCGGTGCTGCATGGGCGCATGCCGGTGTCGAAATCGCTGCCTTATCAGTGGCACAACACGCCGAACGTGCGGGTGCTGACCATCAAGGATTTCGAAGCGCTCGCGCCGGAAGTCGGCGTCGAGATCCTCGATCGCGCGGTACTGCACGAAGGACAACCGATTCGATGGGGAGTGAACTGGCGTGGTAGTCTTGCGGTCTACCGCGTCAAGCGGAGACAACCCTAG
- a CDS encoding AmpG family muropeptide MFS transporter, whose amino-acid sequence MTKPPHDAPALNAHEDHPGWRAYLNTHMLICVFLGFTSGLPLFTLVYLVQAWLRSEGVNLKEIGLFALIQFPYTWKFLWAPLMDRFIPRLPGWRPGRRRGWMVVTQLLVACAIAALGFVSPRESIWTVAALTTLVAFFGASADIVIDAYRRELLRDTEQGLGNAVHVNAYKIAALIPGSLSLILSDHLPWDVVFALTAAFMLPGIVMTFVVREPEVHGAPPRSLTEAVVLPFREFIGRDGWRGALLVLGFIFLYKVGDTMATTLSTSFFLDLGFNKTQIGVIAKTTAFWASLAGGIIGGVWLVKIGIARGLWIFGVLQIVSTLGFAWLAKAGPDPVLMAAIYGFETFSTGLTLAAFTAYIASTTDPRYTATQFALFTSLASVPRTLASASSGFIVSQIGWFDYFLVCAALGIPGMLLLLKIAPWNGSTTGNEAARAG is encoded by the coding sequence ATGACCAAACCGCCTCACGACGCGCCCGCCCTCAACGCCCACGAGGACCACCCGGGCTGGCGCGCCTATCTGAACACGCACATGCTGATTTGCGTCTTTCTCGGCTTCACGTCGGGACTGCCGCTCTTCACGCTCGTCTACCTCGTGCAAGCCTGGCTGCGCTCGGAAGGCGTGAACCTGAAGGAAATCGGCCTCTTCGCGCTGATTCAGTTCCCCTACACATGGAAGTTCCTGTGGGCGCCGCTGATGGACCGCTTCATCCCGCGCCTGCCAGGCTGGCGGCCCGGTCGGCGGCGCGGCTGGATGGTCGTCACGCAGTTGCTGGTCGCGTGCGCGATCGCGGCGCTCGGCTTCGTGTCGCCGCGCGAATCGATCTGGACGGTCGCCGCCTTGACGACGCTCGTCGCGTTCTTCGGCGCGAGCGCCGACATCGTGATCGACGCGTACCGCCGCGAACTGCTGCGCGACACGGAGCAGGGCCTCGGCAACGCGGTGCACGTGAATGCCTACAAGATCGCCGCGCTGATTCCCGGCTCGCTGTCGCTGATCCTGTCCGATCATCTGCCGTGGGACGTCGTGTTCGCGCTCACCGCCGCGTTTATGCTGCCCGGCATCGTGATGACGTTCGTCGTGCGCGAGCCGGAAGTGCACGGCGCGCCGCCGAGGAGCCTGACGGAAGCAGTGGTCTTGCCGTTTCGCGAGTTCATCGGCCGCGACGGCTGGCGCGGCGCCCTGCTCGTGCTCGGCTTCATCTTCCTCTACAAGGTCGGCGACACGATGGCGACGACGCTGTCGACCTCGTTCTTCCTCGACCTCGGCTTCAACAAGACGCAGATCGGTGTGATCGCGAAGACGACCGCGTTCTGGGCAAGCCTCGCGGGCGGCATCATCGGCGGCGTGTGGCTCGTGAAGATCGGGATCGCGCGCGGGCTCTGGATCTTCGGCGTCCTGCAGATCGTGTCGACGCTCGGCTTCGCGTGGCTCGCGAAGGCGGGCCCGGATCCCGTGCTGATGGCGGCCATCTACGGCTTCGAGACGTTCTCGACAGGCCTCACGCTCGCCGCGTTCACCGCGTACATCGCGAGCACGACCGACCCGCGCTACACCGCGACGCAGTTCGCGCTCTTCACGAGCCTCGCGTCGGTGCCGCGCACGCTCGCGTCGGCGTCGAGCGGCTTCATCGTGTCGCAGATCGGCTGGTTCGACTACTTCCTCGTCTGCGCGGCGCTCGGCATTCCCGGCATGTTGCTGTTGCTGAAGATCGCGCCGTGGAACGGCAGCACGACTGGCAACGAGGCCGCCCGTGCGGGCTAA
- a CDS encoding M48 family metallopeptidase has translation MRAKLRTARAALTFVGGVALGVAGPAGGLELCMAEPMLVAENGTPSSAPPTPSAPPAAPAAAPAAAPAAGNARSYGLGDQQVRYGNAIVFRSLIPSPLLEQLTDNEYRQTVQDAAQRDRLLPPNNPRVKRLRAIVTRLAPYAVKWSDRVKGWNWEIEVLRSRSIRAFCLPGGKVLVDSGLLDRLRLTDDELGVLFAHEIAHALREHARSSLGEQQAASLGTGATPLPPLFGLSDPLPAPLGVVERFASVRYGPTDETEADVIGGDIASRAGFDPRAAITLWDKLAVATRADKDNGFIYAHPYDTRRRNDLRKRLADLMPLYKKALDKNADARANVAGAGAAAGAKQHGAAAANR, from the coding sequence GTGCGGGCTAAGCTGCGCACCGCCCGCGCCGCGCTCACGTTCGTGGGCGGCGTCGCGCTCGGTGTCGCGGGTCCGGCGGGCGGGCTCGAGCTGTGCATGGCCGAGCCGATGCTCGTCGCCGAAAACGGCACGCCGTCCTCCGCGCCGCCGACGCCGAGCGCACCGCCCGCAGCCCCGGCAGCTGCTCCGGCCGCAGCGCCCGCAGCCGGCAATGCCCGGTCGTACGGGCTCGGCGACCAGCAGGTGCGCTACGGCAACGCGATCGTGTTCCGCAGCCTGATTCCGTCGCCGCTCCTCGAGCAGCTGACCGACAACGAATACCGGCAGACCGTGCAGGATGCCGCGCAGCGCGACCGCCTCCTGCCGCCGAACAACCCGCGCGTGAAGCGGCTGCGCGCGATCGTCACCCGGCTCGCACCGTATGCGGTCAAGTGGAGCGACCGCGTGAAGGGCTGGAACTGGGAAATCGAGGTGCTGCGCTCGCGCTCGATTCGCGCCTTCTGCCTGCCGGGCGGCAAGGTGCTCGTCGACAGCGGGCTCCTCGACCGGCTGCGTCTCACCGACGACGAACTCGGCGTGCTGTTCGCGCACGAGATCGCGCACGCGCTGCGCGAGCACGCGCGCTCGAGCCTCGGCGAGCAGCAGGCCGCGTCGCTCGGCACCGGCGCGACCCCGCTGCCGCCGCTCTTCGGACTGTCGGACCCGCTGCCCGCGCCGCTTGGCGTCGTCGAGCGCTTCGCGTCGGTCCGCTACGGCCCGACCGACGAAACCGAAGCCGACGTGATCGGCGGCGACATCGCCTCGCGCGCGGGCTTCGATCCGCGCGCGGCGATCACGCTGTGGGACAAGCTCGCGGTCGCGACCCGCGCCGACAAGGACAACGGATTCATCTACGCGCATCCATACGACACGCGGCGCCGCAACGATCTGCGCAAGCGCCTCGCCGACCTGATGCCGCTCTACAAGAAGGCGCTCGACAAGAACGCCGATGCGCGTGCGAACGTCGCGGGGGCGGGCGCCGCAGCCGGCGCGAAGCAGCACGGCGCCGCCGCGGCGAATCGCTGA
- a CDS encoding AraC family transcriptional regulator, with the protein MSFEPFSPDGGAHLQRRIITLFDQLAPNEGYTYADLDGVRFIRANRRVPRMPVLYEPSIVVVCQGRKRGYLGERAFVYDAQQYLVLSVPLPFECETFATREEPFLAISIRIDLAVIAELAILLDETHGASVSEPRGIYSTPLDAPLADAVLRLLEALASPADTRVLGPAIMREIGYRVLTGAQGNAIRAALAQQHHFGRVAKALRRIHADLSSELDVEMLASEAGMSLAVFHAQFKSVTATSPMQYVKATRLHHARLMMVQDGLSAGAAAARVGYASASQFSREFKRLFGRSPSDEVRWVQAGGRQPLELDTAE; encoded by the coding sequence ATGAGCTTCGAGCCCTTTTCCCCTGATGGCGGCGCGCATCTGCAGCGTCGCATCATTACGCTGTTCGATCAGCTCGCGCCGAACGAAGGCTATACGTACGCGGATCTCGACGGCGTGCGCTTCATCCGCGCGAACCGGCGGGTGCCGCGGATGCCGGTGCTGTACGAGCCGAGCATCGTCGTCGTGTGCCAGGGGCGCAAGCGAGGCTATCTCGGCGAGCGGGCCTTCGTCTACGACGCGCAGCAGTATCTCGTGCTGTCGGTGCCGTTGCCGTTCGAATGTGAGACCTTTGCGACGCGGGAAGAGCCGTTTCTCGCCATTTCGATCCGTATCGATCTCGCGGTGATCGCCGAGCTCGCGATCCTGCTGGACGAGACGCACGGCGCGTCGGTCAGCGAGCCGCGCGGCATCTATTCGACGCCGCTCGACGCACCGCTCGCCGACGCGGTGCTGCGCCTGCTCGAAGCGCTCGCGTCGCCTGCCGACACGCGTGTGCTTGGGCCGGCGATCATGCGCGAGATCGGCTATCGTGTGCTGACGGGCGCGCAAGGCAACGCGATCCGCGCGGCGCTCGCGCAGCAGCATCACTTCGGGCGCGTGGCGAAGGCGCTGCGGCGAATCCACGCGGACTTGAGCAGCGAGCTCGATGTCGAGATGCTCGCGAGCGAAGCGGGGATGAGCCTCGCCGTGTTCCACGCGCAGTTCAAGAGCGTGACGGCGACGTCGCCGATGCAGTACGTGAAGGCGACGCGACTGCATCACGCGCGGCTGATGATGGTGCAGGACGGACTGAGCGCGGGCGCGGCGGCGGCGCGCGTCGGCTACGCGAGCGCGTCGCAGTTCAGCCGCGAGTTCAAGCGCCTGTTCGGGCGCAGCCCGAGCGACGAAGTGCGCTGGGTGCAAGCGGGCGGCCGGCAGCCGCTCGAGCTCGATACGGCGGAGTGA
- a CDS encoding NAD(P)-dependent alcohol dehydrogenase, with amino-acid sequence MSTTYAYAAASATTPLAPFEFQRRALRDLDVQIEILYCGVCHSDLHQARNEWKNTVYPVVPGHEIVGRVTAVGPQVTRFNAGELVGVGCLVDSCRACPSCAEGLEQFCENGSVGTYNGRDRATGDVTLGGYSTQIVVDEAFVLRVPDTLDPAGAAPLLCAGITTYSPLRQWGAGPGKKVGIVGLGGLGHMGVKLARAMGAHVVLFTMSPSKIDDGKRLGAHEVVISKDEAQMHAHLNSFDFILNTVAAQHDLNPFLDLLMRDGTMTLVGAPEHDHPSPKVFNLIRKRRRLAGSLIGGIAETQEMLDFCAQHGITSDIEVIPMAQINAAYERMLKSDVKYRFVIDIGSIASKRSA; translated from the coding sequence ATGAGCACGACTTACGCTTACGCGGCAGCGAGCGCCACGACGCCGCTTGCGCCGTTCGAATTCCAGCGCCGCGCGCTGCGCGATCTCGACGTGCAGATCGAGATCCTCTACTGCGGCGTCTGCCACTCCGATCTCCACCAGGCCCGCAACGAATGGAAGAACACGGTTTACCCGGTCGTGCCGGGGCATGAGATCGTCGGCCGCGTGACGGCCGTCGGTCCGCAAGTCACGCGCTTCAACGCGGGCGAGCTGGTCGGCGTCGGCTGTCTCGTCGATTCGTGCCGCGCGTGCCCGAGCTGTGCGGAAGGGCTCGAGCAGTTTTGCGAGAACGGTTCCGTCGGCACCTACAACGGCCGCGATCGCGCGACGGGCGACGTCACGCTCGGCGGCTACTCGACGCAAATCGTCGTCGACGAGGCGTTCGTGCTGCGCGTGCCCGACACGCTCGATCCCGCGGGCGCGGCGCCGCTCCTCTGCGCGGGCATCACGACGTATTCGCCGCTGCGCCAGTGGGGCGCGGGACCCGGCAAGAAAGTCGGCATCGTCGGCCTGGGCGGCTTGGGCCACATGGGCGTGAAGCTCGCGCGCGCGATGGGCGCGCACGTCGTGCTGTTCACGATGTCGCCGTCGAAGATCGACGACGGCAAGCGGCTCGGCGCGCACGAGGTCGTGATCTCGAAGGACGAAGCGCAGATGCACGCGCATCTGAACAGCTTCGACTTCATCCTGAACACGGTCGCCGCGCAGCACGATCTGAATCCGTTCCTCGACCTGCTGATGCGCGACGGCACGATGACGCTCGTCGGCGCACCGGAGCACGACCATCCGTCGCCGAAGGTGTTCAACCTGATCCGCAAGCGCCGCCGCCTCGCGGGCTCGCTGATCGGCGGGATCGCCGAGACGCAGGAGATGCTCGATTTCTGCGCACAGCACGGAATCACGTCGGACATCGAAGTGATTCCGATGGCCCAGATCAACGCAGCCTACGAGCGGATGCTGAAGAGCGACGTCAAGTACCGCTTCGTGATCGACATCGGGTCGATTGCGTCGAAGCGCTCGGCTTAG